GTGGCCGGGTCGAAGCCGACCTGCCCCGCGACCTGCAGCAGCCCGCCCTTCGCGACGCCCTGCGAGAAGCTCGCGATCGGAGTGGGGGCCTGATCGGTGCGGATCACAGTCTTGCTCACGTTGCTCGCTCCTTGGGGTTCTCCGACGTCCTGCTGTCGGGCAGGATATGCAATCAACGTTGCAGGTGGTGCAACTGAGGCAGGACAGAGGCAAACAGAGGAGTCCCCCATGGACCGGGTCGCGCTCGACGCGCTGGACAGGACCGATGTCGACTGGCGCTTCAAGGGCATGCCGCCGGCGACGGACGCCACGGTCGGGTCGATGCGCGCCGCGAAGCTGAGCCTCTTCGAGGACGGGTTCTCCACTCCCCTGCTCACCCTCGACTCGGCGGCGCTCGCCCACAACCTCGCACTCATGGCCGCCTGGGCGCGCCGCCACGGGCTGGCCCACGCCCCGCACGGCAAGACCCCGCTCGCGCCCCAGCTCTTCGACCGCCAGCTGGAGCTCGGCGCCTGGGGCATCACCGCCGCGACCCCGGCCCACGTGCGGATGTACCGGCACTTCGGCGTCCGGCGGATCTTCCTGGGCAACGAGCTCGTCGACGCGCCGGCGCTGCGCTGGCTCAGCGCCGAGCTGGCGGCGGACCCCGACTTCCGTTTCGTCTGCTACGTCGACTCGGTGCGCGGCGTGGAGCTGATGGACGCGGCGCTGACCCACAGGGTCGACGTGGTGGTGGAGCTCGGCGCGGTCGGCTCACGCACCGGCGTGCGGTCGTGGCCGGAAGCGGATGAGGTGGCACAGGCCGTGCGGGCGTCCGCGCATCTGCGGCTGGTCGGCGTCGCAGGCTACGAAGGCACGCTGGCGGACGTGGACGCGGCCCGAGTCGTCGTCCGCGACTGGCTCGCCGAGCTGGTGAACACGGCACACCTCTTCGACGCCCTGGGCTACTTCGACCAGGCCGACGAGATCATCGTCAGCGCGGGCGGCAGCGAGCACTTCGACCTGGTCGCGGCGGCGCTCACCGAGGAGGCGCTCG
This genomic interval from Streptacidiphilus rugosus AM-16 contains the following:
- a CDS encoding alanine racemase — its product is MDRVALDALDRTDVDWRFKGMPPATDATVGSMRAAKLSLFEDGFSTPLLTLDSAALAHNLALMAAWARRHGLAHAPHGKTPLAPQLFDRQLELGAWGITAATPAHVRMYRHFGVRRIFLGNELVDAPALRWLSAELAADPDFRFVCYVDSVRGVELMDAALTHRVDVVVELGAVGSRTGVRSWPEADEVAQAVRASAHLRLVGVAGYEGTLADVDAARVVVRDWLAELVNTAHLFDALGYFDQADEIIVSAGGSEHFDLVAAALTEEALGLSRPTLRLLRAGAYVTHDHLHYARITPLTDESEHFVPALKLWTQVVSRPEPGLALVNAGKRDVPYDLGLPIPLRVRTPDGELRDADGLSVTKLSDQHAFVAVGPDARVEVGDWVCLGLSHPCTAFEKWQLIPEVAADGTVVDYIRTFF